The following are from one region of the Paramagnetospirillum magnetotacticum MS-1 genome:
- a CDS encoding heparinase II/III domain-containing protein — translation MLTSLVRKARQLAADPVLRRWIVLRALRLTPGEPPYDAHRPPYLGGGWSSLPAETPRATFAAAPPGAPSGPLRLRLAGQTVTLEPGGEAELIVRNFGDIETQLSLHRFAWVPLMGKNDDPRWVDAVWSAWMERFGTPDSSWAWHPYTAAERAINLLAFARRHGLPKAAAECLAAHAPAIAASLEYFGDHHSSNHLANNGRGLYLLGLALGLPQATETGARILVEEGRRIFRPCGVLREGSTHYHLLLTRSWAEVWLAAHAAGRPEAEEFGRVLDCALSVLPHFALAGRFPLMGDVSPDCPPSDLFGLLPGASRETGWMGRLEASDRDLLLARLGGAVDGEVLAADGWRRFDLGDWSGLWHADPDGFSHMPGHGHQDCGSFELHYRSRPLFIDPGRGSYAIAGEAEEYVSARAHNGLTVDGADPYAANKPYFAPAFRRRMAGPPPRLERRDDGLILESHGFVRLGGVGIWRRSWSFTGPRLILGDEIAGRGRHRVVRRLQTTMEVERNGEGLILRGADGSRVLVTAPGAQVSVVPALSWQAYGEGEPASRIEISVETALPWRGEITVEGL, via the coding sequence ATGCTGACATCCCTTGTCCGCAAGGCACGTCAATTGGCCGCCGATCCGGTGCTGCGCCGCTGGATCGTGCTTCGCGCGCTTCGCCTGACCCCCGGCGAGCCGCCCTATGACGCCCATCGCCCGCCTTATCTGGGGGGCGGATGGTCAAGCCTTCCCGCAGAAACGCCCCGTGCAACATTTGCCGCAGCCCCGCCCGGTGCGCCCTCCGGGCCGCTAAGGCTCCGTCTGGCGGGGCAAACCGTCACCCTCGAGCCGGGCGGCGAGGCGGAGCTGATCGTCCGAAACTTTGGCGATATCGAGACCCAGCTCAGCCTGCACCGCTTCGCCTGGGTGCCGCTGATGGGGAAGAATGACGATCCCCGCTGGGTGGATGCGGTGTGGTCGGCCTGGATGGAGCGCTTCGGCACGCCCGATTCATCCTGGGCCTGGCATCCCTATACGGCCGCCGAGCGGGCCATCAATCTTCTGGCCTTCGCGCGGCGCCATGGCCTGCCGAAAGCCGCCGCGGAATGCCTGGCAGCCCATGCTCCAGCCATTGCCGCCAGTCTGGAATATTTCGGCGATCACCACAGCTCCAACCACTTGGCCAATAACGGCCGGGGGCTGTATCTGCTGGGTCTGGCCTTAGGCTTGCCCCAGGCCACCGAAACGGGCGCTCGCATTCTGGTGGAGGAGGGGCGGCGCATCTTCCGGCCTTGCGGAGTACTGCGCGAAGGCTCGACCCATTACCATCTGCTGTTGACCCGCTCCTGGGCGGAAGTCTGGCTGGCGGCCCATGCCGCTGGGCGGCCCGAGGCGGAAGAGTTCGGGCGGGTGCTCGATTGCGCCCTAAGCGTGCTGCCCCATTTCGCCTTGGCCGGGCGCTTTCCCCTGATGGGCGACGTGTCGCCTGATTGTCCGCCGTCGGATCTGTTCGGCCTGCTGCCGGGGGCAAGCCGTGAAACGGGGTGGATGGGGCGTCTGGAGGCCTCGGACCGCGATCTGTTGCTGGCTCGGCTGGGTGGGGCGGTTGACGGGGAGGTCCTGGCCGCCGACGGCTGGCGTCGGTTCGACCTGGGAGACTGGAGTGGGCTGTGGCATGCCGATCCCGATGGATTCAGCCATATGCCCGGTCACGGGCACCAAGATTGCGGCTCGTTCGAGCTGCATTACCGCTCCCGGCCTCTGTTCATCGATCCGGGGCGGGGCTCCTATGCCATCGCTGGGGAGGCGGAGGAGTATGTTTCCGCCCGCGCCCATAACGGTCTGACGGTTGACGGGGCCGACCCTTACGCCGCCAACAAGCCCTATTTCGCCCCCGCCTTCCGCCGCCGCATGGCGGGGCCGCCGCCCCGGCTGGAGCGGCGTGACGACGGGCTTATACTGGAAAGCCACGGCTTTGTCCGCCTGGGCGGCGTAGGAATCTGGCGGCGGAGCTGGAGCTTTACCGGGCCGCGATTGATCCTGGGCGATGAAATTGCCGGGCGGGGCCGCCACCGGGTCGTGCGCCGTCTGCAAACCACCATGGAAGTTGAGCGGAACGGGGAGGGCCTGATCCTGCGTGGCGCTGACGGTTCACGAGTTTTGGTGACGGCGCCCGGTGCCCAGGTGAGCGTGGTTCCGGCCTTGTCCTGGCAGGCCTATGGCGAGGGCGAGCCCGCGTCACGCATCGAGATCAGTGTCGAGACGGCTTTGCCCTGGCGGGGCGAGATCACGGTGGAGGGGCTCTGA
- a CDS encoding glycosyltransferase family 4 protein, translating into MGDGIRSNGKIRVIINALHAKSGGGVTYLRNILAPLVKAEDLEFHLFLHVDQYELFGEPPEGIRLHLLDFRATFLRLLAWEQIALPVLAHEMGADVTFSPANYGPLLAPNPVIVLRNSLAVVQRERRMAKRLYWVGLALATMVSLLGCRRAVAVSDYARKALGFGLPGWFGRKIEVIHHGVDVRFTPDPSVRRVPGKLLAVSDVYVQKNLHTLIAALPAIRAVYPEVRLVVAGRLVDAEYHGELMEVIRRHGLEDAVEFLGGVSPSRLVELYRCCSLFVFPSTVETFGNPLVEAMACGAPVLCSNIAAMPEVAGDGVQYFAPLDVDAMAQRVITLLGDEAARDDLGRRGLARAGNFSWDITAKRTADLLREAAR; encoded by the coding sequence ATGGGAGATGGAATCAGGTCCAACGGCAAGATCCGGGTGATCATCAACGCCTTGCACGCCAAGAGCGGAGGCGGCGTCACGTATTTGCGCAACATCCTGGCGCCACTGGTGAAGGCCGAGGATCTGGAGTTTCATCTCTTCTTGCATGTGGACCAGTACGAGCTGTTCGGCGAGCCGCCCGAGGGTATCCGGCTCCATTTGCTGGATTTCAGGGCCACCTTCTTGCGTCTGCTGGCCTGGGAGCAGATCGCGCTGCCCGTCCTGGCCCATGAGATGGGTGCCGATGTCACCTTTTCGCCCGCCAATTACGGTCCGCTGCTGGCACCCAATCCGGTGATCGTGCTGCGCAATTCCCTGGCGGTGGTCCAGCGCGAGCGGCGCATGGCCAAGCGTCTGTATTGGGTCGGGCTGGCCCTGGCCACCATGGTGTCGCTGTTGGGCTGCCGTCGGGCGGTGGCGGTGTCGGATTATGCCCGTAAGGCGCTCGGCTTCGGCCTACCCGGTTGGTTTGGCCGCAAGATTGAAGTGATTCACCACGGTGTGGACGTCCGCTTCACCCCCGACCCGTCCGTGCGCCGGGTGCCGGGCAAGCTTCTGGCGGTATCCGACGTCTATGTGCAGAAGAACCTCCACACCCTGATCGCCGCCCTTCCGGCCATTCGCGCCGTCTATCCCGAGGTGCGTCTGGTGGTGGCGGGGCGGCTGGTGGATGCGGAGTATCATGGCGAACTGATGGAGGTTATCCGCCGTCATGGCCTGGAAGACGCGGTAGAATTCCTGGGTGGGGTGTCGCCGTCCCGGCTAGTGGAATTGTATCGCTGCTGCTCGTTGTTCGTCTTTCCGTCCACGGTGGAAACCTTCGGCAATCCGCTGGTGGAAGCCATGGCCTGCGGCGCGCCGGTGCTCTGCTCCAATATCGCGGCCATGCCCGAAGTGGCGGGAGATGGCGTCCAGTATTTCGCCCCCCTGGACGTGGACGCCATGGCCCAGAGGGTGATCACCTTGCTGGGTGACGAGGCGGCGCGTGATGACCTGGGACGGCGGGGTTTGGCGCGGGCTGGGAATTTCTCGTGGGATATCACAGCGAAGCGGACCGCCGATCTCTTACGCGAGGCGGCCCGATGA
- a CDS encoding D-sedoheptulose 7-phosphate isomerase: MKYAAFLDHQIAEHAETLAVTGAAVREPFQRLVQACVESLAAGGKILFFGNGGSAADAQHLAAELVIRYRYNRKALAALALTTDTSTLTACANDFSYEEIFSRQIEALGRPGDVAIGITTSGNSPNVLTALAVARDMGLVAAGFSGRDGGKMVGLADPLLIVPSNVTARVQEMHILIGHALCDQVEAVAAPRSE, from the coding sequence ATGAAATACGCCGCCTTTCTCGATCATCAGATCGCGGAACATGCCGAGACCCTGGCCGTGACCGGAGCGGCGGTGCGCGAGCCATTCCAACGTCTGGTCCAGGCCTGTGTCGAGTCCCTGGCGGCGGGCGGCAAGATCTTGTTCTTCGGCAATGGCGGGTCCGCCGCCGACGCCCAGCATCTGGCCGCCGAACTGGTGATTCGCTACCGCTATAACCGCAAGGCCCTGGCGGCCCTGGCTCTCACCACCGACACCTCGACGCTGACCGCCTGCGCCAACGACTTCTCCTATGAAGAGATTTTCTCGCGCCAGATCGAGGCCCTGGGCCGACCGGGGGATGTCGCCATCGGCATCACCACCTCGGGCAATAGCCCGAATGTGTTGACCGCCCTGGCCGTGGCCCGCGACATGGGTCTGGTGGCGGCGGGCTTCTCGGGCCGCGATGGCGGCAAGATGGTGGGGCTGGCCGATCCGCTACTGATCGTGCCGTCCAATGTCACCGCCCGAGTCCAGGAGATGCACATCCTGATCGGCCATGCGCTTTGCGATCAGGTGGAAGCCGTGGCGGCGCCCCGGTCTGAGTGA
- a CDS encoding glycosyltransferase family 2 protein, with product MTGFADVSVVMPAFNNADTVGRALASIAAQTLRPMEVIVVDDGSTDETAQAVRAMAGRMNGIRLRLFRQPNQGAGAARNRAVAAAQSTWLAFLDADDEWLSPKIERSMAVLAAGDLVMCSHNLFNVGPESEVLNDSRARWLRNPADPYRSLFLRGFISSSTVVVRRDAVLAVGGFDVDLRSAQDYELWLAVLAQAGGRFETFADPLLRYTLAPEGITSRIGRKVACSLAILRRHMGILRHLPGPVLGLVVLRTIIIHYEAVMGHKARGEWSAALGQGVLLPLRLAEMLVRLPFSTGKRPDFIARLGPAAEESL from the coding sequence ATGACCGGTTTCGCCGATGTCTCGGTGGTAATGCCCGCCTTCAACAACGCAGACACGGTGGGCCGTGCCCTGGCCTCCATCGCCGCTCAGACTCTGCGGCCCATGGAAGTCATCGTGGTCGATGACGGTTCCACCGATGAAACGGCCCAGGCAGTACGGGCCATGGCGGGAAGGATGAACGGCATCCGTCTGCGCCTGTTCCGCCAGCCCAACCAGGGGGCGGGCGCGGCGCGCAACAGGGCGGTGGCGGCGGCGCAAAGCACCTGGCTGGCCTTTCTCGATGCCGATGACGAGTGGCTGAGTCCCAAGATCGAGCGGTCCATGGCGGTGCTGGCGGCGGGCGATCTGGTCATGTGTTCCCACAACCTGTTCAATGTGGGGCCCGAGAGCGAGGTCTTGAACGACAGCCGGGCGCGCTGGCTGCGCAACCCCGCCGATCCTTACCGGTCCTTGTTCCTGCGCGGTTTCATTTCGTCCTCCACCGTGGTGGTGCGCCGTGACGCGGTCCTGGCGGTGGGCGGTTTCGACGTAGATCTGCGCTCGGCTCAGGATTACGAATTGTGGCTGGCGGTGCTGGCCCAGGCGGGGGGGCGGTTCGAGACCTTCGCCGATCCGCTGCTGCGCTATACCCTGGCGCCCGAGGGCATCACCAGCCGTATTGGCCGCAAAGTGGCCTGTTCACTGGCTATCCTGCGTCGCCATATGGGAATCCTGCGCCATTTGCCCGGCCCTGTCCTGGGGCTGGTGGTGCTGCGCACCATCATCATCCATTATGAGGCGGTGATGGGACACAAGGCGCGCGGAGAGTGGAGCGCGGCGCTGGGCCAGGGGGTATTGCTGCCGCTGCGGCTGGCCGAGATGTTGGTTCGTCTGCCGTTCAGCACCGGCAAGCGGCCCGATTTCATTGCTCGGCTGGGTCCGGCGGCCGAGGAGAGTTTGTGA
- a CDS encoding SxtJ family membrane protein, with translation MSKSQGAIDGGSHARKVEMGSDRSFGLVFAAVFAIVALLPLKDGGEPRLWAGVVAALFLLVAFVYPKALKPLNKLWFLVGMALHHVVTPLVMGLLFFLTVTPIALIMRALGKDPLGLKRDDACASYWIVRTPPGPAPESMRRQF, from the coding sequence ATGAGCAAGTCACAGGGAGCCATCGACGGCGGGTCACATGCCCGCAAGGTCGAGATGGGGTCGGACCGGTCCTTCGGTTTGGTCTTCGCGGCGGTCTTCGCCATCGTCGCACTTCTGCCGCTGAAGGATGGCGGCGAGCCCCGGCTGTGGGCGGGGGTGGTCGCCGCATTGTTTCTGCTGGTGGCCTTTGTCTATCCCAAGGCTTTGAAGCCGCTCAACAAGCTGTGGTTCCTGGTCGGCATGGCGCTGCACCATGTGGTGACGCCGCTGGTCATGGGGCTGCTGTTCTTTCTGACCGTGACGCCAATTGCGCTGATCATGCGCGCTCTGGGCAAGGATCCGCTGGGCCTGAAGCGCGACGATGCCTGCGCCAGCTATTGGATCGTCCGCACACCGCCGGGCCCCGCGCCCGAAAGCATGCGGCGCCAGTTCTAG
- a CDS encoding carbamoyltransferase family protein, protein MRILGLSALYHDSAAALVEDGRIVAAAQEERFTRKKHDAAFPENAIAYCLAQAGIGLNDVDFVVFYDKPFLKFERLLETYVSFAPKGFSSFKTAIPVWLKEKLFQKDLLAREFKRFTPDFDWMNKLLFAEHHLSHAASAFFPSPFEDAAVLTMDGVGEWTTTSLAMGSGNRLEIHKELHFPHSLGLLYSAFTYYTGFKVNSGEYKLMGLAPYGEPKYTKLILDNLVDLKEDGSFRLDQSYFDYCTGLTMTNDRFAALFGQPVRRADKDQLTQFHMDIAASIQDVTEIIVSKLCHGIKKETGAKNLCLAGGVALNCVSNGKILREGIFDNIWIQPAAGDAGGALGAALAGYHIHKGQPRHVTPGKDAMKGSYLGPVFEQADIESRLAAAGAKFEVMGPEAMIEATAQALAEEKAVGWMQGRMEFGPRALGGRSILGDPRSPSMQKTLNLKVKYRESFRPFAPSVLREDVAEWFDLDGDSPYMLLVAPVSESRRRAMTADEEKLFGIEKLNVPRSSIPAVTHVDYSARVQTIHADTNPRYHALISAFKARTGCGVVVNTSFNVRGEPIVCTPEDAFRCFMGSEIEVLVVGNCFLRKEEQDPALKLDYKNAFELD, encoded by the coding sequence TTGCGCATCCTCGGCCTTTCCGCCCTGTACCACGACAGCGCCGCCGCCCTGGTCGAGGACGGCCGCATCGTCGCGGCGGCCCAAGAAGAGCGCTTCACCCGCAAGAAGCACGACGCCGCGTTTCCCGAAAACGCCATCGCCTATTGTTTGGCGCAAGCGGGAATCGGTCTGAATGACGTGGACTTCGTGGTGTTCTACGACAAGCCGTTCCTCAAATTCGAGCGGCTGCTGGAAACCTATGTGTCCTTCGCGCCCAAGGGTTTCTCGTCGTTTAAGACAGCCATTCCGGTCTGGCTGAAGGAAAAGCTGTTCCAGAAGGACCTGCTGGCCCGCGAGTTCAAGCGCTTCACGCCTGATTTCGACTGGATGAACAAGCTGCTGTTCGCCGAGCACCATCTCAGCCACGCGGCCAGCGCCTTCTTTCCGTCTCCCTTCGAGGATGCGGCGGTGCTGACCATGGACGGCGTGGGCGAGTGGACCACCACGTCGCTGGCCATGGGCTCGGGCAACCGGCTTGAAATCCACAAGGAATTGCACTTCCCCCATTCCCTGGGGCTGCTCTATTCCGCCTTCACCTACTATACCGGCTTCAAGGTCAATTCCGGCGAGTACAAGCTGATGGGCCTGGCGCCCTATGGCGAGCCGAAATACACCAAGCTGATTCTCGACAATCTGGTGGATCTGAAGGAAGACGGCTCCTTCCGCCTGGACCAGTCCTATTTCGACTACTGCACCGGGCTCACCATGACCAACGACCGCTTCGCGGCGTTGTTCGGTCAGCCCGTGCGAAGGGCGGACAAGGACCAGCTGACCCAGTTCCACATGGATATCGCGGCGTCCATTCAGGACGTCACCGAGATTATCGTTTCCAAGCTGTGCCACGGCATCAAGAAGGAGACGGGGGCGAAGAATCTCTGTCTGGCGGGTGGCGTGGCGCTCAACTGCGTGTCCAACGGCAAGATTTTGCGCGAAGGCATCTTCGACAATATCTGGATCCAGCCTGCGGCTGGCGATGCCGGTGGCGCCCTGGGCGCCGCCCTGGCGGGCTATCACATCCATAAGGGCCAGCCGCGGCATGTGACCCCGGGCAAGGATGCCATGAAGGGCTCCTATCTGGGACCAGTGTTCGAGCAGGCCGATATCGAGTCCCGCTTGGCCGCGGCCGGTGCCAAGTTCGAGGTGATGGGCCCAGAGGCCATGATCGAGGCCACCGCTCAGGCCCTGGCCGAGGAGAAGGCGGTGGGCTGGATGCAGGGCCGCATGGAATTCGGGCCGCGCGCTCTGGGCGGCCGTTCCATCCTGGGCGATCCCCGTTCGCCCTCCATGCAAAAGACGCTCAACCTCAAGGTCAAGTACCGGGAAAGCTTCCGCCCCTTCGCGCCCAGCGTGTTGCGCGAAGACGTGGCCGAGTGGTTCGATCTGGACGGCGATTCGCCCTATATGCTTTTGGTGGCTCCGGTCTCGGAATCGCGGCGCCGCGCCATGACCGCCGATGAGGAAAAGCTGTTTGGCATCGAGAAGCTGAACGTGCCGCGCTCAAGCATTCCGGCGGTGACCCATGTGGATTACTCGGCGCGCGTCCAGACCATCCATGCCGACACCAATCCGCGCTATCACGCCCTGATCTCGGCGTTCAAGGCGCGGACGGGCTGTGGCGTGGTGGTCAATACCAGCTTCAATGTGCGTGGCGAGCCCATCGTCTGCACCCCGGAAGACGCCTTCCGCTGCTTCATGGGCAGCGAGATCGAGGTCCTGGTGGTGGGCAACTGCTTCTTGCGCAAAGAGGAGCAGGACCCCGCGCTGAAACTGGATTATAAGAACGCCTTCGAACTGGATTAG
- a CDS encoding glycosyltransferase family 4 protein — MKILVNAISARMGGIVTYTRNLLASFNERRVKSTFAVSARFPDEGPGVLRLAASDLRPLRRFAWEQTIWRETVRRIAPDVLFSSANFGLFRSPVPQVLLVREGGLFDPFYLANCTPEQGPVAGFQRGIRRRLIIGSARSSDLVITPTATMRDMLLAWAPDLEGKVEVNSYGTLSDAFAPPCGASRPWRGDGTLRLLYVSVYYPHKQPGLVCQAVRGLLAEGIETRATITMSRAETRDFLGGIHDHILLEQAETDGLVELGRRRYEDLPGLYHGHDVFVFPSISETFGHPMVEALSSGLPVVAADTPVNREVCGDAALYFDPLRPSALVECIRRLDGDAELRGKMVRMGRERVVQAFTWASHVDRLIGMFERVAAGRRP, encoded by the coding sequence ATGAAGATTCTGGTCAACGCCATTTCGGCCCGCATGGGCGGCATCGTCACCTATACCCGCAATCTGCTGGCCAGTTTCAACGAGCGGCGGGTGAAGTCCACTTTCGCGGTCTCGGCCCGTTTTCCCGATGAGGGGCCGGGGGTGTTGCGTCTGGCCGCCTCGGATCTCAGGCCACTGCGGCGCTTCGCCTGGGAACAGACCATTTGGCGCGAGACGGTTCGGCGCATTGCGCCCGACGTCTTGTTCTCCTCGGCTAATTTCGGTCTGTTCCGCTCGCCGGTGCCCCAGGTTCTGCTGGTGCGCGAAGGCGGGCTGTTCGATCCCTTCTATCTGGCCAATTGCACACCGGAACAGGGACCGGTGGCCGGATTTCAGCGCGGCATCCGCCGCCGCCTGATCATCGGCTCGGCGCGCAGTTCTGATCTGGTGATCACGCCCACCGCCACCATGCGCGACATGCTGCTGGCCTGGGCGCCCGACCTGGAGGGCAAGGTCGAGGTCAATTCCTACGGAACATTGAGCGATGCTTTCGCGCCGCCCTGTGGGGCATCTCGGCCGTGGCGCGGTGACGGTACTCTTCGGCTGCTCTATGTGTCGGTCTATTATCCCCACAAGCAGCCCGGCTTGGTCTGCCAAGCGGTGCGCGGCCTGCTGGCCGAGGGAATCGAGACACGGGCGACCATTACCATGTCGCGGGCCGAGACCCGCGACTTTCTGGGCGGCATCCACGACCATATCCTCCTGGAACAGGCCGAAACCGACGGTTTGGTGGAGTTGGGACGGCGGCGCTATGAGGATCTGCCGGGCCTTTATCACGGCCATGACGTTTTCGTCTTTCCCTCCATCTCCGAGACCTTCGGCCATCCCATGGTGGAGGCGCTGAGCAGCGGCCTTCCGGTGGTCGCCGCCGACACCCCGGTCAATCGGGAAGTGTGCGGCGATGCGGCGCTGTATTTCGATCCCCTGCGCCCTTCGGCCTTGGTAGAGTGCATCCGGCGTCTCGACGGCGATGCGGAACTGCGGGGCAAGATGGTGCGGATGGGGCGCGAGAGGGTGGTGCAGGCCTTTACCTGGGCATCCCATGTGGATCGTCTGATCGGCATGTTCGAGCGCGTGGCGGCCGGGCGGCGCCCATGA
- a CDS encoding DUF5989 family protein produces MSFLIELWQFLRERKKFWLLPILIMMVVFGGLIVLSQGSAVAPFIYTLF; encoded by the coding sequence TTGAGCTTTCTGATCGAACTTTGGCAATTCCTGCGCGAGCGCAAGAAGTTCTGGCTGCTGCCCATCCTGATCATGATGGTGGTGTTCGGCGGCCTGATCGTGCTGTCTCAGGGGTCCGCTGTGGCGCCCTTCATCTACACTCTGTTCTAA
- a CDS encoding glycosyltransferase family 4 protein, with amino-acid sequence MSLPVRLLYLVSHPIQYQAPLLARLAAEPGIALRVVFGRTDTEGGYFDSGFGVRLAWDVPLRQGYDSVALAETDLRTEILKADVVWLHGWGSSMLLRALALAKVEGRPVLMRGENQDQAMPDGKGLRGWAKRRFLNWVFARTAAFLAIGSANRDYYLRRGVAPEQVFHVPYAVDNAAFAAGAAAADLAGLRRELGIPEDSQVVLFAGKFQRRKRPDLLLDAWERMAAPRPVLLMVGDGEMRAELEARRATGIVFAGFRNQSELPALYAMADAFVLPSESEPWGLAVNEAMACGTAIVVSDQVGAARDLVDAGCGAVFPAGDAQALAQALSRVLAHSQEMGRAAASRIATWDFEADLAGLREALAHVR; translated from the coding sequence ATGAGTCTTCCAGTCCGCCTTTTGTATCTCGTCAGTCATCCCATTCAGTACCAAGCGCCGCTGCTCGCCCGCCTGGCTGCCGAACCCGGCATCGCGCTGAGGGTGGTGTTCGGGCGGACCGACACCGAGGGCGGATATTTCGATTCCGGGTTCGGGGTGCGGTTGGCCTGGGACGTTCCGTTGCGCCAGGGTTATGACAGTGTCGCCCTGGCCGAGACCGATCTTCGGACGGAAATCCTCAAGGCCGATGTGGTCTGGTTGCACGGTTGGGGCTCGTCCATGCTGTTGCGTGCCCTGGCCCTGGCCAAGGTGGAAGGCCGCCCGGTGCTGATGCGCGGCGAGAACCAGGATCAGGCCATGCCCGATGGCAAAGGGTTACGCGGCTGGGCCAAGCGGCGCTTCCTGAATTGGGTGTTTGCGCGCACGGCGGCTTTTCTCGCCATCGGTTCGGCCAACCGCGACTATTATCTGCGGCGTGGTGTGGCGCCCGAGCAGGTGTTTCACGTTCCCTATGCCGTGGATAACGCGGCCTTCGCCGCCGGTGCTGCGGCGGCTGACCTTGCCGGGTTGCGCCGTGAGTTGGGCATTCCCGAGGATTCCCAGGTGGTGTTGTTCGCGGGCAAGTTCCAGCGGCGCAAGCGTCCCGATCTGTTGCTGGACGCCTGGGAAAGGATGGCTGCTCCCCGTCCGGTTTTGCTGATGGTGGGCGATGGCGAGATGCGGGCCGAGCTGGAGGCGCGCCGCGCCACGGGGATCGTCTTCGCTGGCTTTCGCAACCAGAGTGAATTGCCAGCGCTTTATGCCATGGCCGATGCCTTCGTCCTGCCGTCGGAATCCGAGCCCTGGGGCCTGGCGGTCAACGAGGCCATGGCCTGCGGCACCGCAATCGTGGTCAGCGATCAGGTGGGCGCCGCCCGCGATCTGGTGGATGCGGGCTGCGGCGCGGTGTTTCCTGCCGGTGACGCCCAAGCCTTGGCCCAGGCGTTGAGCCGGGTTCTGGCGCACTCCCAGGAGATGGGCCGCGCGGCGGCGTCGCGCATTGCCACCTGGGATTTCGAAGCCGATCTGGCCGGTCTGCGCGAGGCATTGGCCCATGTGCGCTGA
- a CDS encoding CgeB family protein, producing the protein MCAEIILVGQTITGSRTPQRARALSELGHRVTMIPINRPGATYEDRPSLMDRLRYRLRRPADPVDANKGLVRAAERGCDVVWIEAAPMITASTLRRVKAVCASARLVWYAEDDMMNPVHRSRQIEGALPLFDLWVTTKSFNARPEEMPSLGVGRILFVDNSFDPHLHRPMDLSEDERRAFKADIAFVGTYEGPRAQSLLALAQVGLEVRVWGNGWQGLAGAHANLKVEARPVYDEDYARVVSASRINLGFLRKGNRDLQTCRTVEIPACGGFMLHERSAEAERLLAPDHQAAFFSDDGELIAQCRRWLADESARSAAAAAGRRRVLADGHDHPTRLKTILGHLAGQEPTP; encoded by the coding sequence ATGTGCGCTGAGATCATCCTGGTGGGCCAGACCATCACCGGCAGCCGTACGCCCCAGCGGGCCCGCGCTCTATCCGAACTGGGCCACCGGGTGACCATGATCCCCATCAACCGGCCAGGCGCCACCTATGAGGACCGGCCCAGCCTGATGGATCGCCTGCGTTACCGCCTGCGCCGTCCCGCCGATCCGGTCGACGCGAATAAGGGCCTTGTGCGGGCCGCGGAGCGGGGCTGCGACGTGGTGTGGATCGAGGCCGCGCCCATGATCACGGCGTCCACCTTACGGCGGGTCAAAGCGGTTTGCGCCTCGGCCCGGCTGGTCTGGTATGCCGAGGACGACATGATGAACCCGGTGCACCGCTCGCGGCAGATCGAGGGCGCGCTGCCCCTGTTCGACCTGTGGGTCACCACCAAGAGCTTCAACGCCCGCCCCGAGGAGATGCCCTCCCTGGGGGTGGGCCGTATCCTGTTCGTGGACAATTCCTTCGATCCCCATCTCCATCGCCCCATGGATCTGTCCGAGGACGAGCGACGGGCATTTAAAGCCGATATCGCCTTTGTCGGCACCTATGAGGGGCCGCGCGCCCAAAGCCTGCTGGCCCTGGCCCAGGTTGGACTGGAGGTTCGGGTGTGGGGCAATGGCTGGCAGGGTCTGGCCGGAGCCCATGCCAATCTCAAGGTCGAGGCCCGCCCGGTCTATGACGAAGACTATGCCCGCGTTGTCTCGGCCAGCCGCATCAATCTGGGCTTTCTGCGCAAGGGTAACCGCGACCTGCAGACTTGCCGCACGGTGGAGATTCCCGCCTGCGGCGGGTTTATGCTGCACGAACGCTCGGCCGAGGCGGAGCGCCTGCTGGCCCCCGATCACCAGGCGGCGTTCTTCTCCGATGATGGGGAACTGATCGCCCAGTGCCGTCGATGGTTGGCGGACGAATCCGCCCGCTCCGCCGCCGCCGCCGCTGGACGCCGCCGGGTTCTGGCCGATGGCCATGACCATCCGACCCGCCTGAAGACCATTCTCGGCCATCTGGCCGGGCAGGAGCCGACCCCATGA